Genomic DNA from Azospirillum brasilense:
CCGTCAGGCTGCTCAGCCCCGCGCAGATCGGCGACACCATGGCCAGCGCGAAGGAGGGCAGCCCGAGGATCAACGCCGCCCCGACGACCGACCCCTCCACCGCGTTGAAGCGGCCCGCGGCGTCGGCCAGCATCGGCTTGCCCAGCCACGGCGTCAGCGCCGCCGCGGCGACCCCCGCCAGCAGGGCGGCGCGCAGCGCCGGCACCGCTTTCGGCCCGTCTCCGAGCTGCCCGCCGGTCCAGTAGCCGGCGGCCATGAAGGTCATCACGACGCCGATGACGGCGCCCCACTGGTAGACCGAATAGCCGAAATGCGGCGCCATCAGCCGCCCGCCGAGGATTTCCATCATCATCAGCGACCAGCCCGCCGAGAAGGCGGCGGCGGCCAGCGCGAAGGAACGGAGGGACGGGCGGGCGGGGGAGGGATCGGGTCCGCTCAAGGCCGGCGACCGGGGGTTCGTTGCAGCGCCCTATTCATCGGTCCCTTCATCGGTCGCTGTCTTCTCCTTCAGCCCATAGACCTCGATCGGATCGTTCAGCCCCTTCACCGGGTGCCAGCCGACCGAGACGAGGCGGCTGGCGCAGGCCTCGGCCACCTCAGCGGAGGTCAGGACATTGCGGTCCAGGCGGCTGCACAGCCCCTCGATCCGGCTGACCAGATTGACCGCCGGGCCGATGACGGTGAAGTCCAGCCGGTTGGCGGAACCGATGTTGCCGTACATGACCTCGCCCATGTGCAGAGCGATGCCGCAACGCAGCGTCGGCTGGCCCCAGGCGGCGCGCTCGGCGTTGCGGGCGGCCATGTCGGTCAGGGCCTCCTGCGCGGCGTCCAGCGCCTTGGTGCAGGCGGCGGCCCCGGTCGGGTCGCTCTCCTCCAGCGGGAAGATGGCCAGCATGGCGTCGCCGATGAACTTCATGATCTCGCCGCCGCGGCTTTCCACGGCGCCGCCCATGATCTCGAAATAGCCGTTCAGCAGGGCGATCAGCTCCTCGCGCGGCAGCCGGTCGGCCAGCGAGGTGAAACCGCGCAGGTCGCAGTACCACAGCACGGCGCGGACGTTGGCGCCGGTGCCGCGGCGGATGTCGCCGGACAGGATGCGCGCGCCGGTGCGGTGGCCGACATAGGTGTCCAGCACCGTCGTCGCCAGCCGCCGCAGCGCCAGCGTCTCCAGCACCGCGCCCAGCGCCGGCAGCACCGCGTCGACCAGCGCCAGATCGGCGGTGGAGAAGCCGCCGGGCCGGTCGGTGGTGAAGCTCAGCACGTTGCGCCGTCCTCCGGCGAACAGCACGGTCATGGCGACATAGTCCGTCGCCCCCTGCGCTTTCAGCTCGGCGAAGACCGGGTATGGGTAGGGCGGCTCCATCTGCTCCAGACGGTAGCGCAGGCCGTCGGCGCCGTCCTCGATCAGGGTGGCGAAGGGGCTGGTCAGATATTCGTCACTGGTCTCGGTGCCGTGGGCGCGGGTGGCGATCTCCACCTGCTCGGCGTTGCGGCGCCAGAAGAAGGCGATGGTGCGGATCTGCGGGTGCAGCAGGGGCAGGGCGCAGACGGCGCGCAGCAGCGGGACGCCGGACGCCATCAGGCGCCGGCAGAAGCGGTCCATCATCGGCTCGAAGCCGGGGGCGTGCCGGCCTTCCAGCAGCAGCCATTCGACGACCTCCCGCGCGGCGTCGTCGATGGAAGGGGCCGCAGGGATCGCCGGTGTGGCGGACGGTGCGGCGGCCGCGGGCGGTGCCATGCTCACGGATCGATAACCATAAAGATGCGATGCTTGATCTGTCGGTGGATTCTGCCCAAGTTTCGCCTACGCCGCCAGTGTTGTTCGGCGCCGATGGAGGATATCACCATGTTCATTCAGACCGAGCAGACGCCCAACCCGGCGACTCTCAAGTTCCTGCCGGGGCGTGACGTGCTCGGACGCGGCACCGCGGACTTCCCGTCCCGCGATGTCGCCGCCGCTTCGCCGCTGGCCCAGCGGCTGTTCGAGATCGACGGGGTCCAGGGCGTGTTCCTGGGCGCCGACTTCGTGACCATCACCAAGGCCGGCGACAAGGAGTGGTTCCTGCTGAAGCCGTCGATCCTCGGCGTCATCATGGAGCATTTCACCGCCAACCGCCCTGTGCTTCTGGAGGAAACGGCCGGCGACGGCCACGCCGCCAGCGCGGACGACGACGAGATCGTCACCCAGATCAAGGAGCTGCTGGACACCCGCGTGCGTCCCGCGGTGGCCCAGGACGGCGGCGACATCACCTTCTACGGCTTCGAGGAGGGTGTGGTGTATCTGGAGATGAAGGGGGCCTGCTCGGGCTGCCCCAGCTCCACCGCCACGCTGAAGGCCGGCATCGAGAACATGCTGCGCCACTACATCCCCGAGGTGGTCGAGGTCCGCGCCGTCCGCTGACGGCAACCGCCGGCGGGCGCAGTCCGAACAGGCGGACCGCGCCCGCCGGCTTGTTCCAGCGCCTATTCCGGAACCACGAACTGCATGCCGAGCCAGCGCCAGCGCCCATCGGGGGCGGGCAGGGTGCAGTTGACGCGCGTGCGGCCCGGCGGGAAGGGGTCGCGGATGCGCACCTCCACCCGGTCCTCCGTCACGCGCTCCAGCGCCGTCCGGCCCTGCCCGGCGGCGAAGCAGGCCAGCCGCCCGATGTCGCCGACCTCGTCCGACACGGTGAAGCCGATCGACGGCGGATTGGCGGTCAGCAGCGGGTCGTCGGGCGTCAGGTCGGTCACCGGCAGCGGCAGCGCGTTGGCGGCCAGCCGGAAGCGGTCGACGCTGCCGAAGCTCTCGTTCATCACGAAGCGGGGCAGGGTCGCCCGGTCGGCCTGCGGGTGCAGGACGCCCGATTGCTGGCCGAAAGCGGCGGCGAAGCCCTGCTCCGTCACGATGGTCCGCACCGCCGCCGACACCTCCCCCTGCGGGTAGGCGAACAGGGTGGGGCGCTGGCCGGTCTCCGCCTGCAGCCGGTCGGCCATGCGGCGCAGCTCCGCCCTCACCTCCTCGGCGGGGCGGGACACCAGCGACTGGGTGGAGGCGCCGAGCCCGCCGAGCGTGACCCCGGCGGCGGCGAGCTGCCGCACCTCCGCCCAGGTCACGTGGGTGGGCGACCCGCGGTCGATGGCGTCGGTCGCCACGAACAGGGTGAAGGGCAGCCCCGCCGCCTTCAGCCGCGGCCACGCCTCGCGGAAGGCGGAGCGGCTGGCCTCGTCGATGGTGATGGCCACCGTCCGGTCGGGCAGCGGCGCGCCGCTGCGCAGCGCCTCCAGGATGCGGGGCAGGGGCAGGACCTGATAGTCGCCGTCCTGAAGCTCGTCGAGATGGGCTTCGAACTGGTCGATGCGGATGCTGATGGACGGGGTCTGGTCCTCGCCGAACCGGTCGTAGGCGAAGACCACGGCGGTGTTCGCCGTGCCATCCGCCGCAACGCCGGGCGCCGCAACGCCGGGACTTCCCGCCAGGGCCTGGAAAGCCCAGGCGGCGGCCACGGCGAAGAGGGTGGCGGCACGGCGGAACGGCATGGTGGCCTGTCGTGGGTCCGGAACGGTCGGGCGGCCGGACGGTGGTCCAGGCGGCGCCAAGGCTGGTGTGGCACAGGCACGCCGCCGGGAACAAGTCCGCAACGCCCCCGGTGCGCTTCCGGCGTTTTCGTGATGCAGCCTTGCAACAACCCCTGTGACATCCGGCCGCGGAGCCCGAGCCCCGGGGTCGGGCCGACGGGGATCAGCCCATCATCAGGCCGCCCCCATCATGAGGCCGCCCCCCATCATGAGGCCACCGAGCGCGGCGTCGGTCAGCAGAGGGTAGCGCTGCTCGTCCGGCAGTTGGTAGTGCCACCACTCGAAGCTGTAATGCCGCCAGCCCGCCGCCGTCATGACGCCGAGAAGGGCGGCGCGGTTGCGCTGCTGCTCGACGGTCAGGTCGGTGCGGCCATGGTGGGACTGCTCGGTCATGTCGTCGAAGCCGGTGCCCATGTCCAGCGGGCGCCCGTTGCCGTCGGACAGCGTCAGGTCCACGGCGATGCCGCGGGAATGGGTGGAGCCGCCCGACGGGTCGGCGATGTAGGACGGATCGGGCAGCGCCCGCCACAAGGCCCATTGCGCCTCGACCGGGCGGAAGGCATCGTACAGCCGCAACCGGCAGCCGATGCCGCGGGCCAGCCGGATGGCCGCGCGCAGCGCCGCCGCCGCGTCGGGGTGCAGCAGGCAATGCGGGTGCCGGTAGATGGGCACCCCGGTCAGGTTGTCCGGCGTGGCGTACAGCAGGTCGATGTCGACGTCGAAGTCCGGTGGTGCGATGGGTGTGAGCATGATCCATGCCGTCAGGGAAGGTCGGGGCTGTCTATCACGCTCTTGACCCAGGCTTGAAGTGGGGCTTTGAAGATGGCGGATCCGACGACGCGTGTGAGGCGATGAGAGTTCTGGGACTGGACACGGCGACCTCCGGCTGTTCGGCCGCGCTGTGGGACGACGGCACCGTCACCGTGCGGCGGCGCGAGCCGATGGCCCGCGGGCAGGCGGAGGCGCTGGTGCCGCTGGCGCAGGCCGCGCTGGCGGAGGCCGGCTGCGCCTTCGACGCGCTCGACCGCATCGCCGTGACCGTCGGGCCGGGCGCCTTCACCGGTCTGCGCATCGCGCTGGCGGCGGCGCGCGGCTTCGCCGTTGCCGCCGGGCTGCCGGTGGTCGGGATCACCAGCTTCGACGCGATCGCCCACGGCCTGCCGGAGGCGGAGCGGGATGGCCGGACCATTCTGGTCGCCGTGGACTCCCGCCGCACGGAGCCGTTCCTGCAACTCTTCCACCCGGACCTGACGCCGTTCGGCGAACCGGCGATGCTGGAGCCCGCCGCGGTGCCGGCCTGGCTGGACGGGCTGCTCGCCGGTGAAGCCGGTGCCGCGCCGTTGCTGATCGCCGGGGACGGGGCGGCGGCGCTGCGCCCGCTTCTGGAGGGGCGTGCCGACACCGCGTTCGCCGCCGGACCGGGCACGCCAGACGCCGCCGTGGTCGCCGCCCTGGGCGCCCGGCGGGAGGTCGGTCTGCCGGCCCAGCCCTTCTACCTGCGTCCGCCCGACGTGTCCCTCCCGCGGAAGACGGCATGACGGCGACGGCGCCCGATACCTCCAGCCCCCGGGCGTGTCATCCGGTCCGACTTCAGACCGCCGGCCTCGCCGACGCCGCGGTGATCGCGGCCTTGCAGCAGGGCTGCTTTCCCGACGACCCCTGGGGCAGCGAGGCGGTGGCCAGCCTGATCGGCCAGCCCGGCTTCTTTTCCGTGCTGGCCCTGCGGGAGGATGCCCAGGGCGACGATCCGGTCGGCTTCCTGCTCGCGCGGGTCGCCGCGGAGGATGGCGAGATCATCGCCATCGGCGTTCGGGACGACGCGCGGGGGCAGGGCACCGGGCGGCGGCTGGTCGCGGCGGCTCTGGACGGTGCGCGGGCGCTGGGCGCCACCGCGCTGTTCCTCGAAGTCGCCGAAGACAATGGTATGGCGCAATCCCTGTATAAATCTTGTGGCTTCTTTGCCGTGGGCCGTCGTCCCGGCTATTACCGCAGGGCGGACGGAAGGGTTGCCGCCCTGGTGTTGCGGTATTCGTACACCGACGAATAAACCTTAACCTTTCTGAATCCACAGGCGGTGCACCCCGTCCGGCTCATCCGGATTTTCGGGCGTCACGGCGAGAATGGAGTGACCCAGTTCGGCTAAGGATCGGGGTACATTCTCCAAGGGTTCGCCAGCGTTCAGCCGGACTTCAAGCGTCTGCCCGGCCGCCATGCGCTCCACCGACAACTTGGTCTTGACGAAGGTTAACGGACACACCTCGCTGGTGATGTCCAAAAACAAATCCGGAGAATTTTTTTCGTACACTGCTTCCTCTTTAAGAGCAAAGGATGGATATTGCGCGCGGCCACAAACCTCTTTATATGGAGAGGAACGCCAAGCTGCGGAGCAAGCTTACATGAGCAATGGTAACCCTTCCAACGCGCTGTTGTCTCTGACCACGGAGATCGTGGCGGCGCATGTCTCGAACAATACAGTCGCTCTCGGCGATCTTCCGACGCTGATTGAGCAGGTGTACAAGTCACTCGCGAATGTCGGGACCGAGCCGGTTGCGACTGAGGAGCGTCCGCAGCCGGCGGTGCCCATCAAGAAGTCCGTCACTCCCGACTACATTGTGTGCCTGGAGGATGGCAAGAAGCTGAAGATGCTGAAGCGCCATCTGAAGACGGCCTACGACATGTCGCCGGAGGAATACCGCGACCGCTGGGGCCTGCCGGCCGACTATCCGATGGTCGCCCCGAACTACGCCCGCCAGCGCAGCTCGCTGGCCAAGCAGATCGGTCTCGGCACCCGCGCCCGCCGCGGCGCGGCCTGAGGTCCTGGTCCAACGGGCTTGTGCGTTGGTGTCCGGCGGACCGCCGTTCGGTCCGGTCCGCCCCGGAACCCCTCCGCCCGGATGTGATCGTTTCTTCCTTCCCGCGTGATCATTTCCGTCCCGTCTTGCCGCCGTCCCCGTCCGCCGGGGCCGGACCTTGTGGCTTGCCCGGAATCCGGGCTCGCCGGGGACGGGTTCGTCACGTCGCGGTTGACCGGCAACCGGCCATTCGTGTTATCCCTGTTCCGTGCCCGACCGGGCTCCGGAAGGAGAACCGGCGGTTGCCGCGACCCGAACAACGCCAGCGAAGCGTCGAGTATGGCTGATACAGGCACGGACCAGGGCAGCTCTTCGGATCTGCGCATGGGCTCCCTCGAAGTCCGGCTGGCCGAAAGCGCCGCCGAGATCGACTGGGCCCAGGCGTTGCGCTACCGCGTCTTCTACGAGGAGATGTCGGCTGTGCCGTCGCCGGACATGGCCGCGCGCCATCGCGACTTCGACGATTTCGACACCATTTGCGACCATCTGCTGGTCATCGACCACGCCCGCGGCGACGGCCCGGAGTCCGTGGTCGGCACCTACCGTCTGATCCGCCGGCCGGCGGCGGCCAAGGCCGGGCGCTTCTACTCCAGCGACGAATACGACATCGGGCGGCTGGTCAGCTATCCGGGGGAGATCCTGGAGCTGGGGCGGTCCTGCGTCGACGCCGCCTACCGCACGCGCGGCAGCAGCATGCAGCTGCTGTGGCGCGGCATCGCGGCCTACGTCTTCCACCACGACATCGCGGTGATGTTCGGCTGCGCCAGCCTGCCGGGCACCGACCCGGTGGCGATGGCCGAGCCGCTCGCCTATCTGCATCATTTCCATCTGGCCCCGGAGGAGCTGCGCCCGGTGGCGCTGCCGGAACGCTACGTCGGCATGGATCTGATGCCCCGCGACCGGATCGACCCGAAGCGCGCGCTGACCGTCCTGCCGCCGCTGATCAAGGGCTATCTGCGGCTGGGCGGCTTCATCGGCGACGGCGCGGTGATCGATCACCAGTTCAACACCACCGATGTGTCGATCGTGGTGAAGACCGACCTGATCACCAACAAATACTCCAAGCATTACGAGCGGCGCAGCCGCGACGCCCAGATCGCGTGATCCGCGATCGCATCAGGAGACGGGTGGCATGACGGCGGCGGATGCAACCGGTGCGCGCGCCCTGGGATCGCCGGTGCGCGGTGGCCTGCGTCTGGCCGCCTACCTGCTGTGGACGCTCCTGCTGATCCCGCTGCAGGCGCTGGCCGTCGCGCTGCGCTCGCCGCTGCGCTTCCGGATACCGCAGCTTTACCATCGGGTCTGCGCCGCCATCCTGGGCATCGGCGTCGTGGTGCGCGGCGAGCGGGCCACGGACGGGCCGGTGCTGTTCGTCTCCAACCATTCCTCCTACCTCGACATCACGGTGCTGGGGTCGGTCATTCCGGGCTCCTTCGTGGCGAAGAGCGAGGTCGCCGGCTGGCCCTTCTTCGGGGCGCTGGCGAAGCTCCAGCAGACCGTCTTCGTGGAGCGCAAGGCCCGCTCCGGGGTGGAGAAGCAGCGCGACGAGCTGGGCGCCCGGCTGGACGCCGGCGACAACCTGATCCTGTTCCCCGAGGGCACCTCCAGCGACGGCAACCGCACGCTCCCCTTCAAGACGGCGCTGTTCGCGGTGGCCGCCCGGCGCATCGGGGACCGGCCGCTGACCGTGCAGCCGGTCAGCATCGCGCCGACGCGGCTGGACGGCATCCCGATGGGGATCGCCTTCCGTCCTTGTTACGCGTGGTACGGCGACATGGATCTCGCCCCCCACCTGTGGACCGTCTTCACGCTGGGCCGCATGACGGTGGAGGTGGAGTTCCATCCCCCGGTGACCATCGACGGCTTCTCCAGCCGCAAGGCCCTGGCCGACCATTGCCAGCGCGCCGTGGCGCGCGGCGTTGAGCGCGCGGTGTCCGGGAAGCCGCTGCCCGCCGCAACCGCGTGATGGAAACTTTCCATGTCGCGAAAAGGGCCGCGAAAGGGGCTGCGGAAGGGACCGTGAAACGAATGGTCGCCTTGCGGGCACGATTGACTCGTTTTCCTGCACTCGTGCTACCATATCGGCAGGGTGCGAGGCCGCGATGCGGCGGGTCGCGCGCCGGATTGCGCCGCTCGGCCGGTGCCGTCCTGGCGCGCGTTTTTGCATTGGTCGAGATCGCGGCTGGCCAAGACACAATTGGCCGAATTCGCGTTTGGTCCGGATCGTTCAGCGCTGTGGAAGGGATCGTTGAGTAAGAAGCTCTTCATCAAGACCTGGGGTTGCCAGATGAATGTCTACGACTCCGCCCGCATGGCGGATGTCCTGGCACCCCTGGGCTACCGGCCGGTGGACGAGCCGGACGGCGCCGACATGGTGATCCTCAACACCTGCCACATCCGCGAAAAGGCCTCCGAGAAGGTGTTCTCGGAACTGGGCCGCCTGCGCCAGCTCAAGGACGTCAAGGCCGAGGTCGGCGACGGCCGGATGATCGTCGCGGTGGCCGGCTGCGTCGCCCAAGCCGAGGGCGAGGAGATCGTCGCCCGTGCCCCCTTCGTGGACATGGTGTTCGGGCCGCAGACCTATCACACCCTGCCGGAAATGGTGGCCAAGGCCAGCCGCAAGGCGGGCAGCGTCCTGAACACCGACTTCCCCGTGGAGTCCAAGTTCGACTTCCTGCCGGACGAGAGCGCCAGCCAGGGCGTCTCCGCCTTCCTGGCGGTGCAGGAGGGTTGCGACAAGTTCTGCACCTTCTGCGTGGTGCCCTACACCCGCGGCGCCGAGTTCTCGCGCCCCGGCGCCCAGATCCTGGCGGAGGCCCGGCGCCTCGTCGCCGGCGGCACGCGCGAGATCAACCTGCTCGGCCAGAACGTCAACGCCTGGCACGGGGAGGGGCCGGACGGCACCACCTGGGGCCTTGGGCGGCTGGTCCGCGAACTGGCGGACATCGACGGGCTGGAGCGCATCCGCTACACCACCTCGCACCCGCGCGACATGGAGGACGACCTCATCCGCGCCCACGCCGAGGTGCCGCAGCTCATGCCCTACCTGCATCTTCCGGTGCAGGCCGGGTCGGACCGCGTGCTGGCGGCGATGAACCGCAAGCACACGGCGGACGACTACCGCCGCATCGTCGAGCGGCTGCGCGCCGCCAAGCCGGATCTGGCGCTGTCGGGCGACTTTATTGTCGGCTTCCCCGGCGAGAGCGACGCCGATTTCGCGGCGACGCTGCGCCTCGTCACCGACATCGGCTACGCCCAGGCCTATTCGTTCAAGTACAGCGCGCGCCCCGGCACCCCGGCGGCGCTGGAGCACGGCCAGCTTCCGGAGGACGTCAAGGACGCCCGTCTCGCCGCGCTCCAGCAGTTGCTGAACGCGCAGCAGCAGGCCTTCAATGAGAGCTTCGTCGGGCGCACCGTGCCGGTCCTGTTCGACCGCGTCGGCAAGCGCGCCGGCCAGCTCCTGGGCAAGAGCCCCTATCTGCAGTCGGTGCACGCCGACGCCAACGAGCGGCTTCTCGGCCGCATCGTCGAGGTCCGCGTCGACGCCGCCCATCCGAACAGCCTTGCCGGCAGCGTGGCGACCGGTGAATACCGCAGCTCCGCCACCGGCACGCAACCCGTGGAGGCGACCGTTTGAACGGCTTGCCCGATCAGCGCCCCGACCCGCGCTCCGATCAACGCCCCGATCAACGCATTGATCTGAACTTCGACGACAACCGGCTGCTGCCGATGCTGTACGGGGAGCATGACCGCCACCTCGCCCGCATCGAGAACCAGCTCGGCGTCTCCCTGATTTCCCGCGGCAACACGCTGACCATCGCCGGTCCGGCGGAATCGTCGGAAGCGGCCCGCTCGGCCATCGACGCCCTCTACGAGCGCCTCAAGCGCGGCATGACCGTCGGCACCGGCGAGGTGGACGCCGCCGTCCGCATGGCGACCGGCGTCGGCGGCGCCGTGCGCGACCAGAATCTGGCGACGCTCAGCCGGGGCGAGGTCGCGGTGCGCACGCGCCGCAAGGGCGCCATCACCCCGCGTTCCCCCATGCAGGCGGCCTATCTGCAGGCGCTGGCGGAAAGCGAGATGGTCTTCGGGCTCGGCCCGGCCGGCACCGGCAAGACCTACCTCGCCGTCGCGCAGGCGGTGGCGCTGCTGACCACGGGCCAGGTGGACCGCATCATCCTGTCGCGCCCCGCCGTCGAGGCGGGGGAACGTCTGGGCTTCCTGCCCGGCGACCTCAAGGAGAAGGTGGATCCCTATCTGCGCCCGCTCTACGACGCGCTGCACGACATGCTGCCGGCGGAGCAGGTGAAGAAGCGGCTGGAGTCCGGCGAGATCGAGATCGCGCCCCTCGCCTTCATGCGCGGCCGCACGCTCGCCAACGCCTTCGTCATCCTGGACGAGGCGCAGAACACCACGCCGATGCAGATGAAGATGTTCCTCACCCGCCTGGGCGAGGGGGGCCGCATGGCGGTCACCGGCGACATCTCCCAGACCGACCTGCCGGCCGGCGCCAAGTCCGGCCTGCGCGAGGCGCTGGACATCCTGGAGGGGGTGGAGGGCATCCGCTTCGTCCAGTTCACCGCCGCCGACGTGGTGCGCCACCCGCTGGTCGCCCGCATCATCCGTGCCTATGACCGTGCCGAGGGCGCCCGCGCCGAGAACGATCGCGCTGGGGAGGACCGTGCCCGGAGCGCCCGCGCCGACGGCCGGCGCAAACCCGCCCCGGACGGGGAGGGAACACCGTGATGGCCGTCGACGTCGTCGTTTCACGTGAAGCGGGCGAGTGGGCGGACAACGCCGA
This window encodes:
- a CDS encoding adenylate/guanylate cyclase domain-containing protein, coding for MAPPAAAAPSATPAIPAAPSIDDAAREVVEWLLLEGRHAPGFEPMMDRFCRRLMASGVPLLRAVCALPLLHPQIRTIAFFWRRNAEQVEIATRAHGTETSDEYLTSPFATLIEDGADGLRYRLEQMEPPYPYPVFAELKAQGATDYVAMTVLFAGGRRNVLSFTTDRPGGFSTADLALVDAVLPALGAVLETLALRRLATTVLDTYVGHRTGARILSGDIRRGTGANVRAVLWYCDLRGFTSLADRLPREELIALLNGYFEIMGGAVESRGGEIMKFIGDAMLAIFPLEESDPTGAAACTKALDAAQEALTDMAARNAERAAWGQPTLRCGIALHMGEVMYGNIGSANRLDFTVIGPAVNLVSRIEGLCSRLDRNVLTSAEVAEACASRLVSVGWHPVKGLNDPIEVYGLKEKTATDEGTDE
- a CDS encoding NifU family protein; this translates as MFIQTEQTPNPATLKFLPGRDVLGRGTADFPSRDVAAASPLAQRLFEIDGVQGVFLGADFVTITKAGDKEWFLLKPSILGVIMEHFTANRPVLLEETAGDGHAASADDDEIVTQIKELLDTRVRPAVAQDGGDITFYGFEEGVVYLEMKGACSGCPSSTATLKAGIENMLRHYIPEVVEVRAVR
- a CDS encoding polysaccharide deacetylase family protein, whose protein sequence is MPFRRAATLFAVAAAWAFQALAGSPGVAAPGVAADGTANTAVVFAYDRFGEDQTPSISIRIDQFEAHLDELQDGDYQVLPLPRILEALRSGAPLPDRTVAITIDEASRSAFREAWPRLKAAGLPFTLFVATDAIDRGSPTHVTWAEVRQLAAAGVTLGGLGASTQSLVSRPAEEVRAELRRMADRLQAETGQRPTLFAYPQGEVSAAVRTIVTEQGFAAAFGQQSGVLHPQADRATLPRFVMNESFGSVDRFRLAANALPLPVTDLTPDDPLLTANPPSIGFTVSDEVGDIGRLACFAAGQGRTALERVTEDRVEVRIRDPFPPGRTRVNCTLPAPDGRWRWLGMQFVVPE
- the ddpX gene encoding D-alanyl-D-alanine dipeptidase, encoding MLTPIAPPDFDVDIDLLYATPDNLTGVPIYRHPHCLLHPDAAAALRAAIRLARGIGCRLRLYDAFRPVEAQWALWRALPDPSYIADPSGGSTHSRGIAVDLTLSDGNGRPLDMGTGFDDMTEQSHHGRTDLTVEQQRNRAALLGVMTAAGWRHYSFEWWHYQLPDEQRYPLLTDAALGGLMMGGGLMMGAA
- the tsaB gene encoding tRNA (adenosine(37)-N6)-threonylcarbamoyltransferase complex dimerization subunit type 1 TsaB → MRVLGLDTATSGCSAALWDDGTVTVRRREPMARGQAEALVPLAQAALAEAGCAFDALDRIAVTVGPGAFTGLRIALAAARGFAVAAGLPVVGITSFDAIAHGLPEAERDGRTILVAVDSRRTEPFLQLFHPDLTPFGEPAMLEPAAVPAWLDGLLAGEAGAAPLLIAGDGAAALRPLLEGRADTAFAAGPGTPDAAVVAALGARREVGLPAQPFYLRPPDVSLPRKTA
- a CDS encoding GNAT family N-acetyltransferase, whose protein sequence is MTATAPDTSSPRACHPVRLQTAGLADAAVIAALQQGCFPDDPWGSEAVASLIGQPGFFSVLALREDAQGDDPVGFLLARVAAEDGEIIAIGVRDDARGQGTGRRLVAAALDGARALGATALFLEVAEDNGMAQSLYKSCGFFAVGRRPGYYRRADGRVAALVLRYSYTDE
- a CDS encoding sulfurtransferase TusA family protein, with amino-acid sequence MYEKNSPDLFLDITSEVCPLTFVKTKLSVERMAAGQTLEVRLNAGEPLENVPRSLAELGHSILAVTPENPDEPDGVHRLWIQKG
- a CDS encoding MucR family transcriptional regulator; translation: MSNGNPSNALLSLTTEIVAAHVSNNTVALGDLPTLIEQVYKSLANVGTEPVATEERPQPAVPIKKSVTPDYIVCLEDGKKLKMLKRHLKTAYDMSPEEYRDRWGLPADYPMVAPNYARQRSSLAKQIGLGTRARRGAA
- a CDS encoding GNAT family N-acetyltransferase; translated protein: MADTGTDQGSSSDLRMGSLEVRLAESAAEIDWAQALRYRVFYEEMSAVPSPDMAARHRDFDDFDTICDHLLVIDHARGDGPESVVGTYRLIRRPAAAKAGRFYSSDEYDIGRLVSYPGEILELGRSCVDAAYRTRGSSMQLLWRGIAAYVFHHDIAVMFGCASLPGTDPVAMAEPLAYLHHFHLAPEELRPVALPERYVGMDLMPRDRIDPKRALTVLPPLIKGYLRLGGFIGDGAVIDHQFNTTDVSIVVKTDLITNKYSKHYERRSRDAQIA
- a CDS encoding lysophospholipid acyltransferase family protein, whose amino-acid sequence is MTAADATGARALGSPVRGGLRLAAYLLWTLLLIPLQALAVALRSPLRFRIPQLYHRVCAAILGIGVVVRGERATDGPVLFVSNHSSYLDITVLGSVIPGSFVAKSEVAGWPFFGALAKLQQTVFVERKARSGVEKQRDELGARLDAGDNLILFPEGTSSDGNRTLPFKTALFAVAARRIGDRPLTVQPVSIAPTRLDGIPMGIAFRPCYAWYGDMDLAPHLWTVFTLGRMTVEVEFHPPVTIDGFSSRKALADHCQRAVARGVERAVSGKPLPAATA
- the miaB gene encoding tRNA (N6-isopentenyl adenosine(37)-C2)-methylthiotransferase MiaB, which encodes MSKKLFIKTWGCQMNVYDSARMADVLAPLGYRPVDEPDGADMVILNTCHIREKASEKVFSELGRLRQLKDVKAEVGDGRMIVAVAGCVAQAEGEEIVARAPFVDMVFGPQTYHTLPEMVAKASRKAGSVLNTDFPVESKFDFLPDESASQGVSAFLAVQEGCDKFCTFCVVPYTRGAEFSRPGAQILAEARRLVAGGTREINLLGQNVNAWHGEGPDGTTWGLGRLVRELADIDGLERIRYTTSHPRDMEDDLIRAHAEVPQLMPYLHLPVQAGSDRVLAAMNRKHTADDYRRIVERLRAAKPDLALSGDFIVGFPGESDADFAATLRLVTDIGYAQAYSFKYSARPGTPAALEHGQLPEDVKDARLAALQQLLNAQQQAFNESFVGRTVPVLFDRVGKRAGQLLGKSPYLQSVHADANERLLGRIVEVRVDAAHPNSLAGSVATGEYRSSATGTQPVEATV
- a CDS encoding PhoH family protein; translated protein: MPDQRPDPRSDQRPDQRIDLNFDDNRLLPMLYGEHDRHLARIENQLGVSLISRGNTLTIAGPAESSEAARSAIDALYERLKRGMTVGTGEVDAAVRMATGVGGAVRDQNLATLSRGEVAVRTRRKGAITPRSPMQAAYLQALAESEMVFGLGPAGTGKTYLAVAQAVALLTTGQVDRIILSRPAVEAGERLGFLPGDLKEKVDPYLRPLYDALHDMLPAEQVKKRLESGEIEIAPLAFMRGRTLANAFVILDEAQNTTPMQMKMFLTRLGEGGRMAVTGDISQTDLPAGAKSGLREALDILEGVEGIRFVQFTAADVVRHPLVARIIRAYDRAEGARAENDRAGEDRARSARADGRRKPAPDGEGTP